One window from the genome of Candidatus Chlorohelix allophototropha encodes:
- a CDS encoding glycosyltransferase family 2 protein, with the protein MTRVSEEQIGQKVIELLQAEGLRGTVLCVGLPELEAFSDELYFAHLSVDALDSSSLEKALARFQFTCAVCLFISGELPTSLLEHLAGYQPILPLVLVCRNAGYLINTLELLTGGGIVTPGFTRPSLQAQLSGWEVQAENNLCDPNSSFVESKSILSLPTLAGEALRWMGETLNRDCYVKSFVWLLTPCNHEKNATPSPAPFLSILMRTLGDRLELLEEALDSIYAQDTITDFEVLLTFPEQEEVRRNLTNIITKFPSAFQEKIQIIPVDGKSRTAPLNTLMEKARGKYISFLDDDDLLFPNHVQTLYQAVEKHGSGYIFQTFANKRRVIVAQPDQTYPYTVKATEPKYTTPFNALAQQDHNEVPNCCFAIPRQLVEQTTLRFDVQMELAEDWEFLNRAAQIFKIITLPEVTATVNVRDNGSNTVENDEMQPLWHKFINLRLEKQATKPLFLEGKYAPEISAHEREVYLLREHSRERSELLKQNSALKEEQNKLENWAKSLEAELVTIRKSLGFRIYSKIISFFEKLQERLK; encoded by the coding sequence ATGACACGAGTTTCCGAAGAGCAAATCGGGCAGAAGGTGATAGAGTTACTGCAAGCAGAGGGTTTGCGTGGAACCGTGCTATGTGTTGGGCTTCCAGAATTAGAGGCTTTTTCTGACGAATTGTATTTCGCTCATCTATCGGTAGACGCGCTCGATAGCAGCAGCCTAGAAAAGGCGCTGGCTCGATTCCAGTTTACCTGTGCCGTCTGCCTATTTATCTCTGGAGAGCTTCCTACCTCACTTCTTGAGCATCTGGCGGGCTATCAGCCGATCTTACCGTTAGTACTGGTTTGCCGAAACGCGGGATACCTGATAAATACGCTTGAACTACTAACCGGAGGTGGAATTGTAACTCCCGGTTTCACGCGCCCATCGCTTCAAGCTCAATTGAGCGGGTGGGAGGTACAAGCGGAAAACAACCTTTGCGATCCTAACAGCTCCTTTGTAGAGTCTAAATCGATTTTGAGCCTACCCACGCTTGCCGGAGAAGCACTGCGTTGGATGGGTGAAACATTAAATCGCGATTGTTATGTAAAGTCTTTTGTTTGGCTACTTACCCCCTGTAATCATGAAAAAAATGCAACCCCAAGCCCTGCACCGTTTCTTTCAATCTTAATGCGAACACTGGGAGATCGCTTGGAGCTTCTGGAAGAAGCGCTTGACTCTATCTATGCTCAGGATACTATAACAGATTTCGAGGTGCTTTTAACCTTTCCTGAACAGGAGGAGGTTAGAAGAAACCTAACAAATATAATCACTAAATTTCCGTCAGCCTTTCAGGAGAAAATCCAGATCATTCCGGTCGATGGTAAAAGCCGAACTGCACCCTTGAATACATTAATGGAAAAGGCGAGGGGAAAATACATCAGCTTTCTCGATGACGATGATCTTTTATTTCCAAACCACGTTCAAACTCTCTATCAAGCAGTTGAAAAACATGGTTCGGGTTACATTTTCCAGACCTTTGCCAATAAAAGGCGCGTGATAGTAGCGCAACCCGACCAAACCTATCCATATACCGTTAAAGCAACCGAACCCAAATATACCACTCCGTTTAATGCGTTGGCACAGCAAGACCATAATGAGGTACCAAACTGCTGTTTTGCGATTCCGCGACAGTTGGTCGAACAAACCACGCTGCGTTTCGATGTGCAAATGGAACTGGCAGAGGATTGGGAATTTTTAAATCGCGCCGCTCAAATATTCAAAATCATTACCCTACCGGAAGTAACTGCCACTGTAAATGTGCGCGATAACGGCTCTAACACAGTTGAAAATGATGAGATGCAGCCGCTTTGGCACAAATTTATAAACCTGCGGCTCGAAAAACAAGCTACCAAACCGCTATTCTTGGAAGGTAAATACGCCCCTGAAATAAGCGCACACGAAAGGGAAGTATATCTACTCAGGGAACACTCTCGCGAACGCAGCGAACTACTTAAGCAAAATTCTGCTCTCAAAGAAGAACAAAATAAGCTTGAAAACTGGGCTAAAAGCCTAGAGGCTGAATTAGTGACAATCCGAAAATCGCTTGGTTTTAGAATATACTCAAAAATAATCAGCTTCTTTGAAAAATTACAAGAACGGCTGAAATAG